Proteins encoded within one genomic window of Anastrepha ludens isolate Willacy chromosome 4, idAnaLude1.1, whole genome shotgun sequence:
- the LOC128862189 gene encoding nucleoprotein TPR, with protein MHKTKKKVKTGKIPKPIKIKKEKTEEDRSLHPMSHYIDDRLELVKQVFGSLKPKTITNLAPDFLKSKGMDEIEEHCLNELLGISTKRLLSIINATKCPTDTESSGDSDVEHQEEHISLEEISSDSEIEGESSNTKKKKTSGSDSKTGVKKPTKSSTEKDENNGQISVLELLELQARARAIRSQLALEPVTKIEVDSDAENNEKKNNLNSSSGAVSKEHKHKRRRKSSEKSKEIEKTQTSSTSQGRLQVTAKVSKGISSSAAGTSSTSNAKAKVKENEPQTTRPNKLKRNYRSKNNGSDSVISETQNKSKTNETDAASLVSTTKEVKKETKSRSPTPDVIPIIPEPETLLISDSSDGEHDHKGKKKTTQSESMNKKEDTGKKDCAPKPPETENFSRQRKITEPEEGELVDNPVENDEEKGDNEMNIGVSSTTTAPTDNIKPSMIPKEIVATEDGTVETSKPDNNSTVELEKIPQEDPLTATTDPAAASSATVLPKAEAASMGLNLEDEDDRNDDVISLEGGDLEEEMIEHLEEDTNTKSSFATSPKRKKNNVSEEPDADVISLDSSEEEERDKKSSESWHSRYLKSSKVSKVLATSRLGKRVRDNIKKSKRSKKDSEREKVSEVKEKSSTSFASKHEDGSIEQYKELLAMRQRKKQ; from the exons atgcataaaacgaagaaaaaagtaAAGACCGGCAAAATACCCAAAccgatcaaaattaagaaagaaaaaaccgaAGAAGATCGCTCTCTTCATCCAATGTCGCACTACATAGATGATCGACTTGAATTGGTCAAACAAGTCTTTGGCTCACTTAAACCAAAAACTATTACAAACTTGGCTCCGGATTTTCTCAAG AGCAAAGGTATGGATGAAATTGAAGAGCACTGTTTGAACGAATTGCTGGGTATATCTACAAAACGATTACTGTCCATAATAAATGCCACAAAATGTCCAACAGACACAGAGTCATCCGGCGATTCCGATGTCGAACACCAAGAAG AACACATCTCACTTGAGGAGATCTCTTCAGACAGTGAAATAGAAGGTGAATCCTCCAATACAA aaaagaaaaagaccAGCGGATCTGATAGTAAAACTGGTGTCAAAAAACCCACAAAAAGTTCAACCGAAAAAGATGAAA ATAATGGGCAGATAAGTGTATTGGAGCTACTAGAATTGCAAGCACGTGCGCGTGCCATTCGCTCCCAATTGGCACTCGAGCCAGTGACAAAGATTGAAGTAGACTCGGATGCTGAgaataatgagaaaaaaaacaatctaaACTCCTCTAGCGGAGCAGTGTCTAAAGAGCATAAACACAAACGCCGGCGCAAATCCAGTGAGAAAAGTAAAGAGATAGAAAAGACGCAAACATCCTCCACCTCGCAAGGACGCCTGCAAGTTACTGCGAAAGTAAGTAAAGGGATTTCCAGCTCTGCTGCTGGCACGTCCAGTACTTCCAATGCGAAAGCAAAGGTTAAAGAAAATGAGCCCCAAACAACTAGACCAAATAAGTTGAAGAGAAATTATCGCTCTAAGAATAATGGATCAGATTCTGTCATTAGTGAAactcaaaataaatctaaaaccaATGAGACGGATGCCGCCTCATTGGTGAGCACGACAAAAGAGGTGAAAAAAGAGACGAAGTCCCGTTCGCCAACACCAGATGTTATACCAATAATACCGGAACCTGAAACGTTGCTAATCAGTGATAGCTCCGACGGAGAGCATGATCATAAGGGGAAAAAGAAAACCACGCAATCTGAATCTATGAATAAGAAAGAAGATACCGGTAAGAAAGACTGTGCCCCGAAACCTCCTGAAACCGAAAATTTTTCAAGACAACGTAAGATAACTGAACCAGAGGAAGGCGAATTAGTCGACAATCCAGTTGAAAATGACGAAGAAAAAGGCGATAATGAAATGAATATCGGTGTGTCATCTACCACTACTGCACCCACTGATAATATAAAGCCAAGCATGATCCCGAAAGAAATTGTTGCTACCGAGGATGGCACTGTGGAAACTAGTAAGCCAGACAATAATAGCACCGTGGAATTAGAAAAAATTCCTCAAGAAGATCCATTAACAGCTACAACTGATCCAGCAGCTGCATCATCGGCTACCGTATTGCCAAAAGCAGAGGCCGCAAGCATGGGACTCAATCTCGAAGATGAGGACGATAGAAATGATGATGTCATATCACTTGAAGGTGGTGATCTTGAGGAGGAAATGATTGAACATCTGGAAGAAGATACAAACACAAAATCGTCATTTGCGACTTCacccaaaaggaaaaaaaataatgtcaGCGAGGAGCCAGATGCAGATGTCATATCGTTGGATTCTAGTGAGGAAGAAGAACGTGACAAAAAGAGTTCAGAG tcaTGGCATTCGCGCTATTTGAAGAGTTCGAAAGTGAGTAAAGTTTTGGCGACCTCTCGTCTAGGCAAACGTGTACGTGATAATATCAAGAAGTCCAAACGCTCCAAAAAAGATTCGGAACGCGAAAAAGTGTCTGAGGTAAAGGAGAAATCGAGTACAAGTTTCGCTTCCAAGCACGAGGATGGCTCTATTGAGCAATACAAAGAGTTGCTGGCAATGCGGCAGCGTAAAAAACAGTAG
- the LOC128862190 gene encoding uncharacterized protein LOC128862190, whose product MEYNNEKDNLDAVPSMEGEEDDNERDFKVLLSDNQSLMKRLQEFKKACDEHEKHARKRCKRRYYNLGLMARIVMETTDDELNSLLKNGVRTFLIDTVTSRRNEFEQILIRTKTIVDQFQEKEPKFQLPIGIALQFQGDCCRIGRLRNNCSVLLHRSDVMSLTLDESYRYCSYREIAYVINLKYYFKTLKLGDIISIGNEVKGKIVKKLKNNVAVIIEDAGIINSYEYIEIPNQCYTLSDETFPDMFMDDLQLAMQAKADFLVLPRVRCKPFLRALRQSLKDDFDFKLIGTIDLEFISSKMLDLMGTVKLLDYVWIQDMFSATASLQNQIFTNLIPLAKCLKKPIIGTIPLERCSDFKRFENHDFLWRIDTIFIQKSTWCNKYPLIVKKLLPLKDFHRAVVENTAALKSILSSYQSIVNFIIRTISSVECQAIVMHSKCETAAVALGRVEIYCPVLMMLPFDDIEENEFQCKLKLAKALNMRRNLRGIMYSKEMNEGNLSPIEYGIEYGRSTGLLETGDFVITLDVCKEDEDGIHFGINEDVVILRAFYLQPAPIAEKFMYS is encoded by the coding sequence ATGGAATACAACAACGAAAAAGACAATCTGGACGCTGTTCCGTCAATGGAGGGCGAAGAAGATGACAATGAACGCGATTTCAAAGTGCTCTTGAGTGATAACCAAAGCCTAATGAAGCGTTTGCAAGAGTTTAAGAAAGCATGCGATGAACATGAAAAACATGCACGTAAACGTTGCAAACGTCGCTACTACAATCTTGGCCTAATGGCGCGCATTGTTATGGAAACTACCGATGATGAGCTAAACAGTCTATTGAAAAATGGTGTGCGCACATTTCTTATCGATACAGTGACTAGCAGACGTAACGAATTCGAACAGATCCTTATACGTACAAAAACCATAGTTGATCAATTCCAAGAAAAGGagccaaaatttcaacttccaATCGGAATAGCATTACAATTTCAGGGCGACTGCTGTCGAATAGGACGTTTACGTAACAATTGCTCGGTTTTGCTACATCGTAGTGATGTTATGTCATTAACACTGGACGAATCCTACCGCTATTGCAGTTATCGGGAGATCgcttatgtaataaatttaaagtattACTTCAAAACATTAAAACTGGGCGATATAATATCAATCGGCAATGAAGTGAagggaaaaattgtgaaaaaacttAAGAACAACGTGGCAGTGATAATTGAAGATGCCGGCATAATTAATTCTTACGAATATATCGAGATACCAAATCAGTGCTATACACTGTCAGACGAAACGTTTCCCGACATGTTTATGGACGATTTACAACTGGCGATGCAGGCAAAAGCTGACTTCCTTGTATTGCCGCGCGTTCGTTGCAAGCCATTTCTTCGTGCTTTGCGTCAAAGTCTCAAGgatgattttgattttaaactGATTGGCACAATAGATCTAGAATTCATTAGTTCAAAGATGCTCGACTTAATGGGGACCGTTAAGCTACTTGATTATGTATGGATACAAGATATGTTTAGTGCTACTGCTTCATtacaaaaccaaatatttacCAATTTAATACCTTTGgcgaaatgtttaaaaaagCCTATTATAGGCACCATACCGCTGGAGCGTTGTAGCGACTTTAAACGATTTGAAAACCATGATTTTCTTTGGCGTATAGACacaatatttatacaaaagagTACTTGGTGTAACAAATACCCACTGATCGTGAAGAAATTGTTGCCGCTAAAGGATTTTCACAGAGCTGTAGTTGAGAATACAGCGGCTTTAAAGAGTATTTTATCTTCATATCAAAGCATAGTTAATTTCATCATACGTACGATCAGTTCAGTAGAATGTCAAGCGATAGTAATGCACAGTAAATGCGAAACTGCTGCTGTGGCACTGGGGCGTGTGGAAATTTACTGCCCCGTTCTTATGATGTTGCCCTTTGATGATATTgaggaaaatgaatttcaatgtAAACTGAAATTGGCCAAGGCACTGAATATGCGGCGTAATTTGCGTGGAATTATGTATTCAAAGGAAATGAATGAGGGTAATCTCAGCCCTATCGAATATGGCATCGAGTACGGACGTAGTACTGGCTTACTGGAAACTGGTGATTTTGTAATTACACTGGATGTTTGTAAGGAAGATGAAGATGGCATACACTTTGGTATTAATGAAGATGTTGTCATACTTCGCGCTTTCTATTTACAACCAGCTCCGATTGCTGAAAAATTCATGTACTCTTAA
- the LOC128862184 gene encoding UDP-sugar transporter UST74c → MGTQSSEGKNTTLELSTNSSNDSTASVNSKELRQQDEGTLFVKKIGSALFYGMASFMITVVNKTVLTSYLFPSFLFLSLGQLSASIVVLGLGKRLRLVTYPPLKRNTFIKIFPLPLIFLGNMMFGLGGTKELSLPMFAALRRFSILMTMLLELKILGVRPSFAVQVSVYAMIAGALLAASDDLSFNMKGYTFVMITNALTASNGVYVKKKLDTSEIGKYGLMFYNSLFMFTPALIVTYLTGDLEKSLAFNQWKNPYFVIQFLMSCFMGFILSYSTILCTQYNSALTTTIVGCLKNICVTYLGMFIGGDYIFSWLNCIGINISVFASLLYTYITFRRKQAPDKELLIPTTRGIAV, encoded by the coding sequence ATGGGGACACAAAGCAGTGAAGGCAAAAACACTACGCTTGAGCTATCGACCAACAGCAGCAATGATAGTACAGCAAGCGTTAATTCAAAGGAGCTGCGTCAGCAAGATGAGGGCACGTTGTTCGTCAAGAAAATCGGCAGTGCTCTGTTCTATGGAATGGCCTCGTTTATGATAACCGTTGTGAACAAGACTGTTCTTACCTCGTATCTGTTTCCTTCGTTTCTGTTCCTCAGCCTGGGTCAGTTGTCGGCAAGTATTGTAGTGCTTGGACTCGGTAAACGGCTGCGTTTAGTAACGTATCCACCATTAAAGCGAAATacgtttattaaaatttttccactaCCACTGATTTTCCTCGGAAACATGATGTTTGGGTTAGGTGGCACAAAAGAACTAAGTTTACCAATGTTTGCTGCATTGCGTCGCTTTTCAATATTAATGACGATGTTACTGGAATTGAAAATACTCGGTGTCCGACCTTCATTTGCAGTGCAAGTCAGCGTATACGCTATGATTGCTGGTGCCTTACTAGCAGCTTCTGATGATCTTTCATTTAATATGAAAGGCTACACTTTCGTAATGATAACTAATGCGCTGACTGCCTCGAATGGGGTGTATgtaaaaaagaagctcgataCTTCAGAAATTGGCAAATATGGACTGATGTTCTATAATTCACTTTTTATGTTCACACCAGCACTAATTGTTACTTATCTCACTGGCGACCTTGAAAAATCGCTCGCCTTCAACCAGTGGAAAAATCCCTATTTTGTTATACAATTTCTAATGAGTTGCTTCATGGGCTTCATATTATCATATAGCACAATACTTTGCACGCAATACAATTCTGCTCTTACAACAACAATTGTCGGCTGTTTAAAGAATATCTGTGTAACATATTTGGGTATGTTCATTGGCGGTGACTACATCTTCTCATGGCTTAATTGTATCGGAATTAATATCAGTGTGTTTGCAAGTTTACTTTACACATACATAACATTCAGACGGAAGCAAGCACCTGATAAGGAACTGTTGATACCAACAACTAGAGGAATAGCGGTGTAG